The proteins below are encoded in one region of Ereboglobus luteus:
- the dapB gene encoding 4-hydroxy-tetrahydrodipicolinate reductase, which produces MSLRISLFGSNGRMGHAIINAAQQLGHTIAATVDLGDDFDAGAKAGDVIIDFSSHKITGDIIRLAAANNKPLIIGTTGHTDTEKKALLVEAAKIPCVWSGNYSIGVNLLFALTRRATAVLGADYDTEVIEMHHRFKKDAPSGTAARLLEIILEERKLAADAVRHGREGITGERTQSEIGMHSLRGGDVIGDHTVMFAGLGERIELTHKASDRAIFARGALRAAEWITGQPNGVYDMQRVLGLTA; this is translated from the coding sequence ATGTCACTACGCATCTCACTCTTTGGCTCCAACGGCCGCATGGGCCATGCCATCATCAACGCCGCGCAACAACTCGGCCACACCATCGCCGCCACCGTTGACCTCGGCGACGACTTCGACGCGGGCGCTAAAGCCGGCGACGTAATCATAGACTTCAGCTCGCACAAAATCACGGGCGACATCATCCGGCTCGCCGCCGCCAACAACAAGCCGCTCATCATCGGCACCACCGGGCACACCGACACCGAGAAAAAAGCGCTCCTCGTTGAGGCCGCCAAAATTCCCTGCGTGTGGTCCGGCAACTATTCCATTGGAGTGAACCTCCTTTTCGCGCTCACCCGCCGCGCCACCGCCGTCCTCGGCGCCGACTACGACACCGAGGTGATCGAGATGCACCACCGCTTCAAAAAAGACGCCCCCAGCGGCACCGCAGCGCGCCTCCTCGAAATCATCCTTGAGGAACGCAAACTCGCCGCCGACGCCGTCCGTCATGGACGCGAAGGCATCACCGGCGAACGCACGCAATCCGAAATCGGCATGCACTCCCTGCGCGGCGGCGACGTCATCGGCGACCACACCGTCATGTTTGCCGGCCTCGGCGAACGCATCGAACTCACGCACAAAGCCAGCGACCGCGCCATCTTCGCCCGAGGCGCCCTCCGCGCCGCCGAGTGGATCACCGGCCAGCCAAACGGCGTCTACGACATGCAGCGTGTTTTAGGCCTGACGGCCTGA
- the dapA gene encoding 4-hydroxy-tetrahydrodipicolinate synthase → MKLRPLTGAITALATPFKNEAVAYDDLRKLVEFQIKSGINGLVPVGTTGESPTLLHDEHLDVIRAVIEAARGRVPVIAGTGSNSTHEAVEYTRFAHEAGADAMLLVAPYYNKPSQEGLYRHFAAIAEATNRPLILYSIPSRCGIEIGVPTVERLRAKYPHVRYIKEAGGSVDRVDQLKNALGKDITVLSGDDSLTLPFMSVGAEGVISVASNLIPRQVVKLTALALSNNYAAATKLHRKLYPLFKALFIEPNPVPLKTALARAGIISSAVVRLPLCEMSAANEKILAATLDGLGKA, encoded by the coding sequence ATGAAACTGCGTCCACTCACAGGAGCCATCACCGCCCTCGCAACGCCATTCAAGAACGAAGCCGTCGCCTACGACGACTTGCGCAAGCTGGTCGAGTTTCAAATCAAATCGGGCATCAACGGCCTCGTCCCCGTCGGCACCACCGGCGAGTCCCCCACCCTTCTCCACGACGAGCATCTCGACGTGATCCGCGCAGTCATCGAAGCCGCGCGCGGCCGCGTGCCCGTCATCGCCGGCACCGGCTCCAACTCCACGCACGAGGCCGTAGAATACACGCGCTTCGCGCACGAGGCCGGAGCCGACGCCATGCTCCTCGTCGCGCCCTATTACAACAAACCCAGCCAGGAGGGGCTCTACCGGCATTTCGCCGCCATCGCCGAGGCCACCAACCGTCCGCTCATCCTCTACTCAATCCCCAGCCGCTGCGGCATCGAAATCGGCGTGCCCACGGTCGAGCGCCTCCGCGCCAAGTATCCGCACGTCCGCTACATCAAGGAAGCCGGCGGCTCGGTCGATCGTGTTGACCAGCTCAAAAACGCGCTTGGCAAGGACATCACCGTGCTCAGCGGCGACGACAGCCTCACTCTTCCCTTCATGTCGGTCGGCGCCGAGGGCGTCATCAGCGTCGCCTCAAACCTCATTCCGCGCCAGGTTGTGAAACTCACCGCGCTCGCCCTCTCCAACAACTACGCCGCCGCCACAAAGCTGCACCGCAAACTCTACCCGCTGTTCAAGGCGCTCTTCATCGAACCGAATCCCGTTCCCCTGAAAACCGCGCTCGCCCGCGCCGGCATCATTAGCTCCGCCGTCGTGCGCTTGCCTCTCTGCGAAATGTCCGCCGCCAACGAAAAAATCCTGGCCGCCACGCTCGACGGACTCGGCAAAGCATAA
- a CDS encoding sulfatase-like hydrolase/transferase — protein sequence MNPAARLTAAAAIGLGALASATAQPAQQPNIIFILTDDLGYGDLGVFYQNQRRADNNPGRPWHRTPNIDRMAAEGARFTSQYVAAPVCVASRASLMQGVHQGHATVRNNQFDKALEENHTLGTVLRQAGYSTAAIGKWGLQGTGNGPDWTSHPLNRGFDYYYGYIRHIDGHEHYPVETIYFKKKARQRGPLIVWENRNDVTAGLDKCYTTDLFTARAKKWIVEQKQNAPSKPFFLYLAYDTPHAVLELPAQAYPAGGGLHGGMQWLGTPGRAITTASGTPDSWIHPEYKDKPWTEVYKRHATSVRRIDDAVGDLLQLLKDLNIDDNTLVVFTSDNGPAAESYLSEDYKPAFFGTYGPHDGIKRDCLEGGLRVPTITRWPAKIPANRVIAAPTAFWDWMPTFADASGLTPPARTDGVSLLPILSNKGAPPSRAFYFEYVNKSKTPDYPDFEPARRGRLRGEMQAIRIGDMMGVRYDIKSHADDFEIYNVVTDPKETQNLAAGQPALQAEMKARVLQMRVASAPAPRPYDNEFAPAIDAPAPLADGLAWKFYPGQFPWVPALDGMAPADSGMVPRPDTKPAKQHVAGAISFTGYLQIPADGEYTFHLLARNGATLRIHDATVVDADYGYQGDTEKTGAMKLKAGLHPFRLVCRNAKDRTAPRLDVSWSAPGLPKQPIPAGAFKSDK from the coding sequence ATGAATCCCGCCGCCCGCCTCACTGCCGCAGCCGCCATCGGTCTCGGAGCGCTTGCCTCCGCAACCGCCCAGCCCGCGCAACAACCCAACATCATTTTCATCCTCACCGACGATCTCGGTTATGGTGACCTCGGCGTGTTTTACCAAAATCAGCGGCGCGCCGACAACAATCCCGGGCGTCCCTGGCATCGCACGCCCAACATCGACCGCATGGCCGCCGAGGGCGCGCGCTTCACCAGCCAGTATGTCGCCGCGCCCGTCTGCGTCGCCTCGCGCGCCTCGCTCATGCAAGGCGTCCACCAAGGGCACGCCACCGTCCGCAACAACCAGTTCGACAAGGCGCTCGAGGAAAACCACACCCTCGGCACCGTGCTTCGGCAGGCCGGTTACTCCACCGCCGCCATTGGCAAATGGGGGCTGCAAGGCACGGGCAACGGCCCCGACTGGACCAGCCATCCGCTCAATCGCGGCTTCGATTATTATTACGGCTACATTCGGCACATCGACGGTCACGAACACTACCCCGTCGAGACGATCTATTTTAAGAAAAAGGCCCGGCAGCGCGGCCCGTTGATCGTTTGGGAAAATCGAAACGACGTCACCGCCGGACTCGACAAATGTTACACCACCGACCTGTTCACCGCCCGCGCAAAAAAGTGGATCGTCGAGCAAAAGCAAAACGCACCGAGCAAACCCTTCTTCCTCTACCTCGCCTACGACACTCCGCACGCCGTCCTCGAACTGCCCGCGCAAGCCTATCCCGCGGGCGGCGGACTTCACGGCGGCATGCAATGGCTCGGCACGCCCGGGCGCGCCATCACCACCGCAAGCGGCACGCCCGATTCCTGGATTCACCCCGAATACAAGGACAAACCCTGGACCGAAGTTTACAAACGCCACGCCACAAGCGTGCGCCGCATCGACGATGCCGTCGGCGACCTCCTTCAACTACTCAAGGATCTCAACATCGACGACAACACGCTCGTCGTGTTCACCTCCGACAACGGCCCCGCCGCCGAGTCCTATCTTTCCGAGGATTACAAGCCGGCCTTCTTCGGCACCTACGGTCCGCACGACGGCATCAAGCGCGACTGCCTCGAGGGCGGTTTGCGCGTGCCCACCATCACCCGCTGGCCCGCAAAAATCCCGGCCAATCGCGTCATCGCCGCGCCCACGGCGTTTTGGGATTGGATGCCCACGTTTGCCGACGCAAGCGGACTCACGCCGCCCGCGCGCACGGACGGCGTTTCACTGCTCCCGATTCTCTCCAACAAAGGCGCGCCGCCAAGCCGCGCGTTCTATTTCGAATACGTCAACAAAAGCAAAACGCCGGACTATCCCGATTTCGAACCCGCGAGGCGCGGCCGCTTGCGCGGCGAAATGCAGGCCATCCGCATCGGCGACATGATGGGAGTGCGCTACGACATCAAATCGCACGCCGACGATTTTGAAATCTACAACGTCGTCACCGACCCGAAGGAAACACAAAACCTCGCCGCCGGGCAACCCGCGCTTCAAGCCGAGATGAAGGCGCGAGTCCTGCAAATGCGCGTCGCCTCGGCGCCCGCCCCGCGTCCCTACGACAATGAGTTTGCTCCCGCAATCGACGCGCCCGCGCCGCTTGCGGACGGTCTCGCGTGGAAGTTTTATCCGGGCCAGTTCCCGTGGGTGCCCGCCCTCGACGGCATGGCGCCGGCTGACAGCGGGATGGTCCCGCGCCCCGACACCAAGCCGGCAAAACAGCATGTCGCCGGCGCGATTAGTTTCACCGGCTACCTGCAAATCCCCGCTGACGGTGAATACACATTCCACCTGCTCGCCCGCAACGGCGCCACGCTGCGCATCCACGATGCCACGGTTGTTGACGCGGACTATGGTTATCAGGGAGACACCGAAAAAACCGGCGCGATGAAACTCAAGGCGGGCCTGCATCCGTTCCGCCTTGTCTGCCGCAATGCCAAGGATCGCACCGCGCCGCGCTTGGATGTTTCATGGAGCGCGCCCGGCCTGCCCAAGCAGCCGATTCCCGCCGGGGCGTTCAAGTCAGACAAATGA
- a CDS encoding L,D-transpeptidase family protein: MGTRITRTNRIFFIGFIFLAALASAASAATVQQRVNQYGAAVRARMEPHFKAAGLTYPAARLTFIVLKDVKRLELWAGNNTSKDTPMRLVKTYDIKAASGTAGPKLREGDRQVPEGIYAIESLNPNSRYHLSLRINYPNTFDRARAREERRANLGGDIMIHGKAVSIGCIAMGDEAAEELFVMAAQTGVKNIRVLLCPCDLRSQENFLPPFTAPGWTATIYKNLKLALEDYK, encoded by the coding sequence ATGGGCACCCGCATCACTCGCACGAATCGTATTTTTTTCATCGGTTTCATATTTCTTGCCGCCCTCGCATCCGCGGCGAGCGCCGCCACCGTGCAGCAGCGGGTCAACCAATACGGCGCCGCGGTTCGCGCGCGCATGGAACCGCACTTCAAGGCGGCCGGCCTCACCTACCCCGCCGCGCGCCTTACCTTCATCGTGCTCAAGGACGTCAAGCGCCTTGAACTTTGGGCGGGCAACAACACCTCCAAGGACACGCCCATGCGCCTCGTCAAAACCTACGATATCAAGGCCGCCAGCGGCACCGCCGGCCCCAAGCTCCGCGAGGGCGACCGGCAGGTTCCCGAGGGCATCTACGCCATCGAATCGCTCAATCCCAACAGCCGCTACCATCTCTCGTTGCGAATCAATTATCCGAACACCTTCGACCGCGCCCGTGCCAGGGAGGAGCGTCGCGCCAACCTCGGCGGCGACATCATGATCCACGGCAAGGCGGTGTCCATCGGCTGCATCGCGATGGGTGACGAGGCCGCGGAGGAACTCTTCGTGATGGCCGCGCAAACCGGCGTTAAAAACATCCGCGTCCTCCTCTGCCCCTGCGATCTGCGCTCGCAGGAAAACTTTCTCCCGCCCTTCACCGCCCCCGGGTGGACCGCCACAATCTACAAAAACCTGAAGCTCGCGCTCGAGGATTATAAATGA
- a CDS encoding Hsp33 family molecular chaperone HslO, producing MPENTPPNLKDAGHEVRTYFVRNRNALVARGMFSELYVDYFLHAGEQKLHVAPEHAELFKRALAGFALHMASRPWNEMTAWTIHFQQPLLNLFLTGDNETGAITGRVFDEDVKEMQGNLFYADTVRPGEPKRRSAVEFDGGDPLAGVEKFYAQSEQRPARFFQLGEEDFVMVAEHPDCDKAWFDALTTDAMREIDKSETLALLEKRIYRWHCGCNQSRMMEVLLPAMKRDPGGLFGDEPKIEMRCPRCGARHIITREAMEAFASGKK from the coding sequence ATGCCTGAAAACACACCGCCCAACCTGAAAGACGCCGGCCACGAAGTTCGCACGTATTTTGTCCGCAATCGCAACGCACTCGTCGCGCGCGGCATGTTCAGCGAGTTGTATGTCGATTACTTTTTGCACGCCGGCGAACAAAAACTGCACGTCGCGCCCGAACATGCGGAATTGTTCAAGCGCGCGCTGGCGGGCTTTGCTCTTCACATGGCGTCGCGCCCGTGGAACGAGATGACCGCGTGGACGATTCATTTTCAGCAGCCGCTCTTGAACCTGTTTCTCACCGGCGACAACGAGACCGGCGCGATCACCGGGCGCGTGTTCGACGAGGACGTGAAGGAAATGCAGGGCAACTTGTTTTATGCCGACACGGTGCGGCCCGGCGAGCCGAAGCGCCGCAGCGCGGTCGAGTTTGATGGCGGCGATCCGCTCGCGGGCGTTGAAAAGTTTTACGCGCAAAGCGAGCAGCGTCCGGCGCGTTTTTTTCAGCTGGGCGAGGAGGATTTTGTGATGGTCGCGGAGCATCCCGATTGCGACAAGGCGTGGTTCGACGCGCTCACGACCGACGCCATGCGCGAGATCGACAAAAGCGAAACGCTCGCGCTGCTCGAAAAACGAATCTACCGCTGGCACTGCGGATGCAACCAGAGCCGCATGATGGAGGTGCTGCTGCCCGCGATGAAACGCGACCCCGGCGGGCTTTTCGGCGACGAGCCGAAAATCGAGATGCGCTGCCCGCGCTGTGGCGCGCGCCATATCATTACGCGCGAGGCGATGGAGGCGTTTGCGTCGGGCAAAAAGTAA
- a CDS encoding redoxin domain-containing protein: protein MKNTLRIITLTLACFIVTTAWAQNADESFNKFKNMRKSPKQDVAFSQQLCDAGVSFLADHGDAAKRAREVVNDMLSFGTGVLAKNDALRSDWYAKVNFALIDKQPAVNAKNKAAFAALRAAMAEGETLDAPSLSAINDWRRHIDDLAQTPGSDTYMLDRERGFYLVLNRMKTRMPSAQKVIDAQLEECSKSKIKDLANWAKREIRVGEMRKTPFTLAFTTINGKTFDSAKLKSDTLLYVFTWSTTSRNAAGEMDRMLDQYYNYSRRQIEFVAVCIDPEDKSAEVKAFIKKTKCKMPVYFDGKGTKGELYQRLVAGGQWSGHIFDGKGNVRATDIRAWDLKKFIK from the coding sequence ATGAAAAACACACTCCGTATCATCACCCTCACGCTCGCATGTTTTATTGTCACCACGGCTTGGGCGCAAAACGCCGACGAGTCCTTTAACAAATTCAAGAACATGCGCAAAAGCCCCAAGCAGGACGTCGCATTCAGCCAGCAATTGTGCGATGCCGGCGTAAGTTTTCTCGCCGACCATGGGGACGCGGCAAAGCGGGCGAGGGAAGTTGTCAACGACATGCTCAGTTTCGGCACGGGCGTTCTCGCCAAAAACGACGCGCTGCGATCCGACTGGTATGCGAAAGTAAACTTTGCGCTCATAGACAAGCAGCCCGCCGTCAACGCCAAGAACAAGGCCGCCTTTGCCGCGCTTCGCGCCGCGATGGCCGAGGGCGAAACCCTCGACGCGCCCTCCTTGAGCGCGATCAATGACTGGCGCAGGCATATCGACGACCTTGCGCAAACCCCGGGCAGCGACACTTACATGCTGGATCGAGAGAGGGGCTTTTACTTGGTCTTGAACCGCATGAAAACCCGGATGCCGTCGGCGCAAAAGGTCATCGACGCGCAGCTTGAGGAATGTTCAAAAAGCAAGATCAAGGACCTCGCCAACTGGGCCAAGCGGGAGATCCGGGTCGGCGAAATGCGCAAGACACCTTTCACGCTCGCGTTCACCACGATCAATGGAAAGACGTTCGACTCCGCCAAGCTCAAGAGCGACACGCTGCTGTATGTTTTCACCTGGAGCACGACTTCCCGAAACGCCGCGGGCGAAATGGACCGGATGCTCGACCAGTATTACAATTACAGCCGCAGGCAGATTGAGTTTGTGGCGGTGTGCATCGACCCGGAAGACAAGAGCGCCGAGGTGAAGGCTTTCATCAAAAAAACGAAGTGCAAGATGCCCGTTTATTTCGACGGCAAGGGAACCAAGGGCGAGCTCTATCAACGCCTGGTTGCCGGCGGCCAGTGGAGCGGACACATTTTCGACGGAAAGGGGAATGTTCGCGCCACGGATATCAGGGCGTGGGATTTGAAGAAATTCATCAAGTGA
- the argC gene encoding N-acetyl-gamma-glutamyl-phosphate reductase, which translates to MLKVGVIGASGYSGEQLLKLLLAHPRVTLAAVTSRSQAGKPLSQVVPFLRGQDRGLAFVDSDAAALAASDIDLFFLALPHGAAAEFAKALVPAGKRVIDLSADFRIADLATYEKYYGNHHAPELLPGARFVLPELAPPSWKTEAKLIAAPGCYPTSILTPLLPLVRAGNIISLKHIVANSYSGVSGAGKKAQEMYLYVERAESIKAYGLVKHRHLAEIEEQLSLGAGGSPIAIQFNPHLAPMRRGIATTITVPAAPGATIDALYAEWKSVYDGRPFVQILPTGETPDTAHVTGTNRVDMSAVLDERTGNFVITSVVDNLVKGASGQAVQIMNLWCGFDETAGLV; encoded by the coding sequence ATGTTAAAAGTCGGAGTCATTGGAGCATCGGGTTATTCGGGCGAGCAGCTGTTGAAGCTGCTTCTTGCGCATCCGCGCGTCACACTCGCGGCCGTCACCTCGCGCTCGCAGGCGGGCAAGCCGCTCTCGCAAGTCGTGCCGTTTTTGCGCGGGCAGGACCGGGGGCTCGCGTTTGTCGATTCCGACGCCGCGGCGCTTGCCGCGAGCGACATCGATTTGTTTTTTCTCGCCCTTCCCCACGGCGCCGCGGCGGAGTTTGCCAAGGCGCTCGTTCCCGCGGGCAAGCGCGTGATCGACCTGAGCGCCGATTTCCGCATCGCCGATCTCGCGACCTACGAAAAATACTACGGAAACCATCATGCTCCCGAGTTGCTGCCCGGCGCGCGTTTTGTGCTTCCCGAGCTCGCGCCGCCCTCCTGGAAAACCGAGGCCAAGTTAATCGCCGCGCCCGGTTGTTATCCGACGAGCATCCTCACCCCGCTCCTGCCGCTAGTGCGCGCGGGCAACATTATTTCTCTCAAGCATATCGTCGCCAACTCCTACAGCGGCGTGAGCGGCGCGGGCAAAAAAGCGCAAGAAATGTATCTTTACGTCGAGCGCGCCGAAAGCATCAAGGCCTACGGTCTGGTGAAACACCGCCATCTCGCGGAAATCGAGGAGCAACTTTCGCTCGGCGCCGGCGGCAGCCCCATCGCGATCCAGTTCAACCCGCACCTCGCCCCCATGCGCCGCGGCATCGCGACAACAATCACCGTGCCCGCCGCGCCGGGGGCGACGATCGACGCGCTCTACGCCGAGTGGAAGTCCGTTTATGACGGGCGTCCCTTCGTGCAAATCCTCCCGACGGGCGAAACTCCCGACACCGCGCATGTGACGGGCACGAATCGCGTGGACATGTCCGCCGTGCTCGACGAGCGCACGGGCAATTTTGTGATTACCTCCGTCGTCGACAATCTCGTGAAAGGCGCGAGCGGCCAGGCCGTGCAGATCATGAACCTCTGGTGCGGTTTCGACGAAACTGCCGGACTGGTGTGA